A stretch of Eleutherodactylus coqui strain aEleCoq1 chromosome 2, aEleCoq1.hap1, whole genome shotgun sequence DNA encodes these proteins:
- the NET1 gene encoding neuroepithelial cell-transforming gene 1 protein isoform X3: MVAHDEIGGLLPIKRTIQVIAVQNQASKEFEEPSNKRVRPLARVTSLANLISPVRNGAVRRFGQTIQSFAMRAESKSPSSAHKTCSRMAAPTPPKRRNSVLWSEMFDVNMKESLSTKEIKRQEAIFEMTRGEQDLIEDLKLARKAYHDPMLKLSIMSEEELGHIFGDLDSYIPLHEEFLTKLGEATRSDGTVGQIGHILVNWLPRLNAYKGYCSNQLAAKALLDQKKLDRRVQDFLQRCLESPFSRKLDLWSFLDIPRSRLVKYPLLLKEILRHTSKDHPDVKSLEEALCLIQGVLADINLKKGESECQYYIDKLEYLDDKQRDLRIESSKSLLCHGELKNKNGHKLYLFLFQDILVLTRPVTRNERLCYQVYRQPIPVQDLVLEDLQDGDVRMGGSFRGAFSNSDKAKNIFRVRFQEACLGQSHTLQANDIFHKQQWLNCIRTAVAPYQHASPTELKELPDLSEECEENQPPVPKSKIQRRSSTISSIVEMDIEANADCSIVDSPDDNTKVGKTQKSVSRKTREKTQSMKRKETLV, from the exons ATGGTGGCTCATGATGAAATTGGTGGCCTCTTGCCTATTAAAAGGACTATTCAGGTGATAGCCGTTCAGAATCAGGCGTCAAAGGAATTTGAG GAGCCGAGCAACAAGAGAGTACGGCCTTTAGCACGCGTAACATCACTTGCAAATCTGATATCGCCTGTGCGAAATGGCGCAGTCCGACGTTTTGGTCAAACCATACAG TCTTTTGCAATGCGAGCTGAATCCAAGTCTCCAAGCAGTGCACACAAAACGTGTAGCAGAATGGCTGCACCGACTCCTCCAAAGCGAAGAAATAGCGTCCTGTGGTCTGAGATGTTCGACGTCAATATGAAGGAATCCTTGAGCACCAAAGAAATTAAACGGCAAGAG gctATATTTGAAATGACCCGAGGAGAACAAGACCTTATTGAAGATCTTAAGTTGGCAAGAAAGGCCTACCATGACCCAATGCTTAAGCTATCAATTATGTCTGAGGAGGAGCTGGGACACATATTTGGAGATCTGGATTCCTACATTCCTCTGCATGAAG AGTTTCTAACTAAACTTGGAGAAGCAACAAGATCAGATGGAACAGTTGGACAAATCGGTCACATTCTTGTAAACTGG tTGCCACGGCTCAATGCTTATAAAGGTTATTGCAGTAACCAGTTGGCAGCAAAAGCTCTTCTGGATCAGAAGAAATTGGATCGTAGGGTGCAGGACTTTTTACAGAGATGTCTTGAGTCCCCTTTCAGTCGCAAGTTGGACCTGTGGAGCTTCCTTGATATTCCAAGAAGCCGTCTTGTCAAATATCCCCTGCTTCTGAAAGAAATTTTGCGACACACTTCTAAAGACCATCCAGATGTGAAGAGTTTGGAGGAAGCG CTTTGCTTAATCCAGGGTGTTCTTGCAGACATCAACTTGAAAAAGGGGGAGTCTGAATGCCAGTACTACATCGATAAGCTAGAGTACCTCGACGATAAACAGAGAGACCTGCGAATAGAATCGAGCAAGTCACTACTGTGTCATGGAGAATTAAAGAATAAAAATGGCCAT AAGCTGTACCTGTTTCTTTTCCAAGACATCCTGGTTCTGACACGCCCGGTTACACGGAATGAACGTCTCTGTTATCAAGTTTACAGGCAGCCAATACCCGTCCAAGACTTGGTGTTGGAGGATCTTCAGGATGGCGATGTAAGAATGGGAGGCTCCTTCAGAGGGGCGTTCAGCAATTCAGATAAAG cTAAAAACATCTTCAGAGTTCGGTTCCAAGAAGCCTGCCTCGGCCAAAGTCACACACTCCAAGCCAATGACATCTTTCACAAACAACAGTGGCTGAACTGTATCAGAACAGCAGTTGCCCCATACCAGCATGCATCACCAACCGAACTAAAAGAGCTGCCCGACCTCAGTGAGGAATGTGAAGAAAATCAGCCGCCGGTGCCAAAGTCCAAAATACAGAGGCGATCATCCACCATTTCTTCCATCGTAGAAATGGACATTGAAGCAAATGCTGACTGTAGTATTGTGGACTCACCAGATGATAATACGAAGGTTGGCAAAACTCAAAAAAGTGTCAGTCGGAAAACACGAGAGAAGACGCAAAGCATGAAACGAAAAGAAACTTTGGTTTAA